A window of Prosthecobacter sp. SYSU 5D2 contains these coding sequences:
- a CDS encoding DUF6799 domain-containing protein: protein MKTLIQSLAFACLSLCVVNTSFGADDKDKAAKMAEKAAEMNHIAMKDGKLWVMKDGKTTELTETVTLMDGTQVMQDGSYMEKAGAEKKMLKEGEAITWKGKVTDHDKVMKDIEKHKEKKAAKAAKEAEKK, encoded by the coding sequence ATGAAAACATTGATCCAGTCCCTGGCATTTGCATGCCTCAGTCTTTGCGTCGTGAACACCAGCTTTGGTGCCGATGATAAAGACAAAGCCGCCAAAATGGCGGAGAAGGCCGCCGAGATGAACCACATCGCCATGAAAGATGGCAAGCTGTGGGTCATGAAAGACGGCAAGACCACTGAGCTGACCGAAACCGTCACCCTGATGGACGGCACCCAGGTCATGCAAGACGGCTCCTACATGGAGAAAGCCGGTGCTGAAAAGAAGATGCTCAAGGAAGGTGAAGCCATCACCTGGAAGGGCAAGGTGACCGACCATGACAAAGTCATGAAGGACATCGAAAAGCACAAGGAGAAGAAGGCTGCGAAAGCCGCCAAGGAAGCTGAAAAGAAATAA
- a CDS encoding VWA domain-containing protein yields MKNRFLIALLALVSLLHPGFAQELATPARAVLILDCSGSMWGKIQGRAKIDIARAAVAQIIEGLDTNLHLGLMVYGHRKRGDCADMEMLIQPGPVDKTAFIKTVNALIPKGRTPLTGSLIQAAEALKNAEQKATVILVSDGIETCDEDPCLAVKELESLGIDFTAHVVGFDLGSDEQDAIRCIAETTGGEFLAASDAPTLLNALATALVKTADPQAAAPEVMPAPAPKPEPPAPAPAPKPEVDMANVTFITLLSEGGEAVKSYFNITPDGETKMVARGSGESYKLAPGKYQVKATWGTAVITEAVTVPAEPDPQITLVYNAGILRLQALAREGGEKLKAYFTISRAGKDLKGNRPRVAGGSGDEYKLPAGEYHVQAKWGGSQAEGMFEVTPGEVTEGELIANAGVLKLTASPVEGGEPLKAYYTILSASAKLDGSRQRIGGGSSSDHQVPAGRYLIQAKWGEVTGETEAEVKAGEVTEAHVLLPGGVLNVTLKDASGAVVKSYTTVYTAKTNLEGKRTRITASSNTSFIIPAGDYYLEAKIGKETVSAEAAVKAGEASSVTLQAR; encoded by the coding sequence ATGAAAAATCGTTTTCTGATAGCCCTCCTGGCACTGGTTTCCTTGCTTCATCCAGGGTTCGCCCAAGAGCTGGCGACTCCTGCACGCGCGGTATTGATCCTGGACTGCTCCGGCAGCATGTGGGGAAAGATCCAGGGACGTGCCAAGATTGACATCGCCCGGGCTGCGGTCGCGCAGATCATCGAAGGCCTGGATACGAATCTGCATCTCGGACTGATGGTTTATGGGCATCGCAAGCGCGGTGACTGCGCGGACATGGAGATGCTGATCCAGCCCGGCCCGGTGGACAAGACGGCCTTCATCAAGACCGTGAACGCTCTCATCCCCAAGGGACGCACCCCGCTCACAGGTTCCTTGATTCAGGCTGCGGAGGCCCTGAAAAATGCCGAACAAAAAGCAACGGTCATCCTGGTGAGTGACGGCATCGAAACTTGTGACGAGGATCCCTGCCTGGCCGTGAAGGAACTGGAGAGCCTGGGCATTGACTTTACAGCTCATGTGGTGGGTTTTGACCTGGGGAGCGACGAGCAGGATGCCATCCGCTGCATCGCTGAAACGACCGGGGGTGAATTTCTGGCAGCGTCTGACGCGCCCACCCTTCTCAATGCGCTGGCCACAGCGCTGGTCAAAACCGCAGATCCCCAGGCGGCTGCCCCGGAGGTGATGCCCGCCCCTGCTCCGAAACCCGAGCCTCCTGCACCGGCACCGGCACCCAAGCCGGAGGTGGACATGGCGAACGTGACCTTCATCACGCTGCTCTCAGAGGGCGGCGAAGCTGTGAAGAGCTACTTTAACATTACTCCAGATGGGGAGACCAAGATGGTGGCGCGCGGGTCTGGTGAAAGCTACAAGCTGGCCCCTGGCAAATATCAGGTGAAGGCCACCTGGGGCACCGCGGTCATCACGGAAGCGGTCACCGTCCCGGCCGAGCCTGATCCGCAAATCACCCTGGTTTACAATGCCGGCATTCTCCGGCTGCAAGCCCTGGCCCGTGAAGGGGGAGAAAAACTCAAGGCCTACTTCACCATCTCCCGGGCTGGAAAAGACCTCAAAGGCAACCGGCCCCGCGTAGCAGGCGGCTCGGGTGATGAATACAAACTGCCTGCCGGGGAATATCACGTGCAGGCCAAGTGGGGCGGCTCCCAGGCAGAAGGCATGTTCGAAGTCACGCCCGGTGAGGTGACGGAGGGGGAATTGATCGCCAATGCCGGAGTGCTGAAACTGACGGCCTCCCCGGTGGAGGGAGGCGAGCCGCTGAAAGCTTATTACACCATTCTGTCCGCAAGCGCCAAGCTGGACGGCAGCCGCCAGCGCATCGGAGGCGGAAGCTCCAGCGATCATCAGGTGCCGGCCGGACGTTACCTCATTCAGGCCAAATGGGGCGAAGTCACTGGCGAGACCGAGGCCGAGGTGAAAGCTGGAGAGGTCACCGAAGCCCACGTTTTGTTGCCGGGTGGAGTGCTCAATGTCACGCTCAAGGACGCATCCGGAGCCGTGGTGAAATCCTACACGACAGTGTACACTGCCAAAACAAACCTGGAGGGCAAACGCACCCGCATCACCGCCAGCTCCAACACTTCATTCATCATCCCTGCGGGAGACTATTATCTGGAAGCGAAGATTGGCAAAGAAACGGTTTCCGCAGAGGCCGCCGTCAAAGCAGGGGAAGCCTCATCCGTGACTTTGCAGGCCCGGTAA
- a CDS encoding SUMF1/EgtB/PvdO family nonheme iron enzyme, giving the protein MDPKPVNHAAWINSLGMSFAEVPVGTGSILVAREETQERHLALFRRSRNQPFSHAARPATQVSWTEAVAFCDWLTQRERAAGGLSFRQRYRLPSDHEWSCAAGIGHLESATRRPEEKSNRLPGHYPWGRAWPPPQDAGNLCGEESAGDFPDNFIAGYQDAWSGGEVHARASGPNPYGLYDLGGNVWEWCQDRYREDKDWRVLRGGSWKSARRETLLTSHRTHDPENYRSDSVGFRCVLAEE; this is encoded by the coding sequence ATGGATCCTAAGCCTGTAAATCATGCGGCCTGGATCAACAGCCTGGGCATGTCCTTTGCAGAGGTGCCTGTGGGGACGGGGAGCATCCTGGTGGCAAGGGAGGAGACGCAGGAGCGGCATCTGGCTCTGTTTCGCCGCTCGCGGAATCAGCCTTTTTCACATGCGGCACGCCCCGCCACCCAGGTGAGCTGGACGGAGGCGGTGGCCTTTTGCGACTGGCTCACTCAACGGGAACGGGCGGCGGGGGGGCTCAGTTTCCGACAGCGCTACCGCCTGCCCTCGGATCATGAATGGAGCTGCGCGGCAGGCATTGGACATCTGGAATCAGCCACCAGGCGACCGGAGGAAAAATCCAACCGCCTTCCCGGCCATTACCCCTGGGGCAGAGCCTGGCCACCGCCACAGGATGCGGGCAACCTCTGCGGGGAGGAGTCGGCTGGCGACTTCCCGGACAACTTCATCGCCGGCTACCAGGATGCCTGGTCCGGTGGCGAGGTGCATGCGCGGGCCTCCGGGCCGAACCCCTACGGCCTCTATGACCTGGGCGGCAATGTGTGGGAATGGTGTCAGGACCGCTACCGTGAGGACAAGGACTGGCGGGTGCTGCGCGGCGGCTCCTGGAAAAGCGCACGCCGGGAAACACTGCTGACCTCCCATCGCACGCATGATCCTGAAAACTACCGGAGTGACAGCGTGGGCTTCCGCTGCGTGCTGGCGGAAGAGTGA
- a CDS encoding AraC family transcriptional regulator gives MNRPRLQTDFFSRMSDPQAMRTMFDHLPGVFFFVKDAQGRMITANAAKLERLRLKSEREIVGKTDDDFFPPDVAVAFRKDDQEIIRTGRPVVNRLELWLDEQRVLNWFMTTKLPIQGKGGKIIGIMGLSRRYDEQATRHTAREVTAAVAYLQAHLHESLSAADVAVAVGVSERQLHRKLREALGTTPHELMVRMRIQAAAEALTNTGDSLADIALNHGFCDQSAFTQQFRKRTGMTPRQFRQRHAPV, from the coding sequence ATGAACCGACCCCGGCTCCAGACTGACTTTTTCTCCCGCATGTCCGATCCGCAGGCGATGCGGACGATGTTCGACCATCTGCCTGGGGTGTTCTTTTTTGTGAAAGACGCGCAGGGGCGGATGATCACGGCGAATGCGGCCAAGCTGGAGCGCCTGAGGCTGAAGAGTGAGCGGGAGATCGTTGGCAAGACGGATGATGATTTTTTCCCGCCGGACGTGGCCGTGGCCTTTCGCAAAGATGACCAGGAGATCATCCGCACGGGCCGCCCGGTGGTGAACCGGCTGGAACTGTGGCTGGATGAGCAGCGGGTGCTGAACTGGTTCATGACGACCAAGCTGCCCATCCAGGGCAAGGGCGGGAAGATCATCGGCATCATGGGCCTGAGCCGTCGTTATGATGAGCAGGCTACAAGACACACCGCGCGTGAAGTGACGGCGGCGGTGGCTTATTTGCAGGCGCATCTGCATGAAAGCCTGAGCGCTGCGGATGTGGCCGTGGCCGTCGGAGTTTCCGAGCGGCAGCTTCACCGCAAGCTGCGCGAGGCCCTGGGAACCACCCCGCATGAGCTGATGGTACGGATGCGCATTCAGGCAGCGGCGGAGGCGCTGACGAATACGGGCGACAGCCTGGCGGACATTGCGCTAAACCATGGATTTTGCGACCAGAGCGCGTTTACGCAGCAGTTCCGCAAACGCACGGGTATGACACCCCGGCAGTTCCGTCAGCGTCATGCACCAGTATAA
- a CDS encoding FAD-dependent oxidoreductase: MRTLIFSLLTLTPLLGAQETDLVIYGGTPAGISAGVTAAREGASVVIIEPTKWIGGMVTGGLSRTDKGKEQTIGGFPREFFTRAAAAKPDTVMWYAEPKVNLATYQEMLKEAGVKVITAQSLKSITQDGTRITSLTTSDGSTYKGKMFVDATYEGDLMAAAKVSYIVGRESRAQYGEPLAGYYPMPIRPRTVEVMESDCPSIGGTGPAYVHGTPIAIPALDDAGKPIFGVYEDPKLEPGSADHRTQAYNFRLCVTQRPDIMIPFPKPANYEPHKYELLLRLIKAFPGIRFGRIFHIGSTSHGKFDLNAQGLFSTDYPGANTEYPDGDAATRARIWQDHVDFIQGMLWFLGHDERVPQTLRDQANSWGLCKDEFADNNHWPYALYIREGRRMIGEYVMIQGDLQNDIFKDDSIAMGSFLIDCHIVQRIVAEDGTVRDEGSFPDDPAMAYQIAYRSLTPKRSECENLLVPVCLSASHIAYCSLRMEPVYMAMGHASGLAAVMAIQSGSSVQTIDVPALREKLKKQKAVIELTEMANLIRSSKLPGLVMDDKAAELIGDWSSSNYGAPVDATSRHDKNTDKGEKSIIYRLQIPADGSYEVRVSYAHAPNRATNVPVTIQHANGSETVLVNQKKKPTVEKIFTSLGTFTFSADKPAIITISNKDTDGIVGADAVQLLNK, encoded by the coding sequence ATGCGCACTCTGATTTTCTCATTGCTCACCCTCACGCCATTGCTCGGCGCGCAGGAAACCGACCTCGTCATCTATGGCGGCACACCAGCCGGCATCAGTGCCGGAGTCACCGCCGCCCGTGAAGGTGCATCCGTGGTCATCATCGAACCCACGAAGTGGATTGGAGGCATGGTCACCGGTGGCCTCAGCCGCACAGACAAAGGCAAGGAACAGACCATAGGCGGCTTTCCGCGTGAGTTCTTCACCCGCGCCGCCGCCGCCAAACCGGACACCGTCATGTGGTATGCCGAACCCAAAGTGAATCTGGCCACCTATCAGGAAATGCTGAAGGAAGCCGGGGTCAAAGTCATCACCGCCCAGTCCTTAAAATCCATCACCCAAGACGGCACCCGCATCACCAGCCTGACCACCAGCGATGGCAGCACCTACAAAGGCAAAATGTTCGTCGATGCCACCTATGAGGGCGACCTCATGGCCGCCGCCAAAGTCAGTTACATCGTGGGTCGCGAAAGCCGCGCGCAGTATGGCGAGCCACTTGCCGGCTACTACCCCATGCCCATCCGCCCGCGCACCGTGGAAGTGATGGAGAGCGATTGCCCCAGCATCGGCGGCACCGGCCCTGCCTATGTCCACGGCACCCCCATCGCCATCCCGGCCCTGGATGACGCCGGCAAACCCATCTTCGGCGTCTATGAAGATCCCAAGCTGGAACCCGGCAGCGCCGACCACCGCACCCAGGCTTATAACTTCCGCCTTTGTGTCACCCAGCGCCCGGACATCATGATCCCCTTCCCCAAGCCGGCGAACTACGAACCCCACAAATACGAGCTTCTCCTGCGCCTCATCAAAGCCTTCCCTGGCATCCGTTTTGGCCGCATCTTCCACATCGGCAGCACTTCCCATGGCAAATTTGACCTCAATGCCCAGGGCCTGTTTTCCACCGACTATCCCGGTGCGAACACCGAGTATCCCGATGGCGATGCCGCCACCCGCGCCCGCATCTGGCAGGATCACGTGGACTTCATCCAGGGCATGCTGTGGTTCCTCGGCCACGATGAGCGCGTGCCGCAAACCCTGCGCGACCAGGCCAATTCCTGGGGGCTTTGCAAAGATGAATTTGCCGATAACAACCACTGGCCCTACGCCCTCTACATCCGCGAAGGCCGCCGCATGATCGGCGAATACGTCATGATCCAGGGCGACCTGCAAAACGACATCTTCAAGGACGATTCCATCGCCATGGGCTCCTTCCTCATTGATTGCCACATCGTCCAGCGCATCGTCGCTGAGGACGGCACCGTCCGCGATGAAGGCAGCTTCCCGGATGATCCCGCCATGGCCTACCAAATCGCCTACCGCAGCCTCACGCCCAAGCGCTCCGAGTGTGAAAACCTGCTCGTCCCCGTCTGCCTTTCCGCCAGCCACATTGCCTATTGCTCCCTGCGCATGGAGCCCGTGTATATGGCGATGGGTCATGCCTCCGGCCTGGCAGCCGTGATGGCCATTCAAAGTGGCAGCTCCGTGCAGACCATTGATGTCCCAGCTTTGCGAGAAAAGTTAAAGAAACAAAAAGCCGTCATCGAACTGACGGAAATGGCCAATCTCATCCGCTCCTCCAAGCTGCCCGGCCTCGTCATGGATGACAAAGCTGCCGAGCTCATCGGAGACTGGTCCTCCAGCAATTATGGTGCCCCGGTGGATGCTACCAGCCGCCATGACAAAAACACGGACAAAGGCGAAAAAAGCATCATCTACCGTCTCCAGATCCCTGCCGATGGCAGCTACGAAGTACGCGTGTCCTATGCTCATGCGCCCAACCGCGCCACCAATGTACCCGTCACCATCCAGCACGCCAATGGCAGTGAAACCGTCTTGGTGAACCAAAAAAAGAAACCCACCGTGGAGAAAATCTTCACCAGCCTCGGCACCTTCACCTTCAGCGCCGACAAGCCCGCCATCATCACCATCAGCAACAAAGACACCGACGGCATCGTCGGCGCCGACGCCGTGCAGTTGCTGAATAAGTAA
- a CDS encoding aldolase/citrate lyase family protein has protein sequence MKLRPSRILRELRAGQNPTVFKLNLIDPRIIELAGLAGASAVWLCNEHVPNDWLNLEHQIRAAKLHDMDTIVRVNKGGYSEYVKPFECDATAIMVPHITSAEEARNVVDMVRCRPLGSKALDGGNMDGLFCQVSLADYVTHCNTEKLVILQIESPEALEQVDEIAAVPGYDALLFGAGDYSHRVGLLGQATHPDVVAARKRVAAAALKHGKHVAVASLFGQKEQLIEEGTRIFTLGADVIELGNALRKMVTSFHGDAPAAAADSVYASK, from the coding sequence ATGAAACTCCGCCCTTCCCGAATCCTTCGCGAACTCCGTGCCGGTCAGAATCCCACTGTCTTCAAACTCAACCTCATAGATCCGCGCATCATCGAGCTCGCCGGCCTCGCCGGGGCCTCCGCTGTGTGGCTTTGCAATGAGCACGTGCCCAATGACTGGCTGAACCTGGAGCATCAGATCCGCGCCGCCAAGCTCCATGACATGGACACCATCGTGCGCGTGAACAAAGGCGGCTACAGCGAATATGTGAAACCCTTCGAGTGCGATGCAACCGCCATCATGGTGCCTCACATCACCAGTGCCGAAGAAGCCCGCAATGTCGTGGACATGGTGCGCTGCCGCCCGCTGGGCAGCAAGGCCCTGGACGGCGGCAACATGGACGGTCTTTTCTGCCAGGTGTCCCTGGCCGACTACGTGACCCACTGCAATACCGAAAAGTTGGTTATTCTCCAGATCGAATCCCCCGAGGCCCTGGAGCAGGTGGACGAGATTGCCGCCGTCCCCGGTTATGATGCGCTCCTCTTTGGCGCGGGTGATTACAGCCACCGCGTCGGCCTGCTAGGCCAGGCCACGCATCCGGATGTCGTCGCCGCCCGCAAGCGTGTGGCCGCCGCCGCGCTGAAGCATGGCAAGCACGTCGCCGTCGCCTCCCTCTTTGGCCAGAAGGAACAGCTCATCGAAGAAGGCACCCGCATCTTCACCCTCGGTGCCGACGTGATTGAACTGGGCAATGCCCTGCGCAAAATGGTCACCAGTTTCCATGGCGATGCTCCCGCAGCCGCCGCCGATTCCGTGTACGCCTCCAAATAA
- a CDS encoding SDR family oxidoreductase → MLPSFSLKDHTVLLTGAAGLFGRGLASALAEAGATLIIASRSADKLQAVAEEETARGHRVLAEAFDQGDEASILALKSRIEEKFGPLHGLVNNSVLRPMKGANGSVEQWEDSMRVNATGVMLMHRHFGSSMAAAGRGSIVNIGSIQGSIGPSYELYAGTNMGDMPPDYFFHKGGMVNLTRFYAALYGPNNVRVNCLAPGGFFNNQPELFVQRYSEHTMLNRMADNDDLGGSVVFLLSAASRYITGVNLPVDGGYTAK, encoded by the coding sequence ATGCTTCCTTCCTTCTCCCTCAAAGATCACACCGTCCTGCTCACCGGAGCCGCCGGCTTGTTCGGTCGCGGACTGGCCAGCGCCCTGGCCGAGGCCGGTGCCACGCTCATCATCGCCTCCCGCAGTGCGGACAAGTTGCAGGCCGTGGCGGAGGAAGAAACCGCACGCGGCCACCGTGTCCTCGCCGAAGCTTTTGATCAGGGAGATGAAGCCTCCATCCTGGCATTGAAGTCACGCATTGAAGAAAAATTCGGCCCACTTCATGGCCTGGTCAACAACTCCGTCCTGCGCCCCATGAAAGGGGCCAATGGCAGCGTGGAGCAGTGGGAGGACTCCATGCGGGTCAATGCCACCGGCGTCATGCTCATGCACCGCCACTTCGGCAGCTCCATGGCCGCCGCCGGACGCGGCAGCATTGTGAATATCGGCAGCATCCAGGGCAGCATCGGCCCCAGTTATGAACTGTATGCAGGCACGAATATGGGCGACATGCCGCCCGATTATTTCTTCCACAAAGGCGGCATGGTCAACCTCACCCGCTTTTACGCCGCCCTCTACGGACCTAACAATGTGCGTGTCAACTGCCTCGCCCCCGGCGGTTTCTTCAACAACCAGCCCGAGCTCTTCGTCCAGCGCTACAGCGAGCACACCATGCTCAACCGCATGGCCGATAACGACGACCTGGGCGGCTCCGTCGTCTTCCTCCTCAGCGCCGCCTCCCGCTACATCACCGGCGTCAACCTCCCCGTGGATGGCGGTTACACGGCGAAGTAG
- a CDS encoding alpha/beta hydrolase fold domain-containing protein gives MKWILFAVSSLSLSAAEPLTLPLWPDGAPGVMTAPSEATAEFIRKRSGKNTVTNVTSPTLTVYRPEKPNGTSVIVAPGGAYAFLSAVHEGTQVCEWLNTLGVTGILLTYRTPTRDEPSLHEKPVQDAQRALEIIRQHAAEWKLNPDRIGLLGFSAGGNLLAHLACHRDLENYPQNHDLNAQKPRPNFGIMIYGGGLLDPADPMKLKAGFTVPPDAPPLFMACASDDGNNPIAATLLYLEYKKHNLPVELHLFSKGGHGFGMRDNGHPINAWPARCAEWMDSNGWLPTIAKLDAAIQSAENELQTIHHNLQKFGCADELPIILREIAQVKSELAESSIASDSKRRKHLEDKLKEMHMAVEKLKRELQPSLNAEKLIETTNRLKTDIVRLQAEREWLQQIQQSASSQ, from the coding sequence ATGAAATGGATTCTGTTCGCCGTCTCCAGCCTCAGTCTCTCCGCAGCTGAGCCGCTCACCCTGCCCTTGTGGCCAGACGGTGCCCCTGGCGTGATGACCGCACCCTCGGAAGCCACGGCAGAATTCATTCGCAAGCGGTCCGGCAAGAACACCGTCACAAATGTCACCTCGCCCACCCTCACGGTATATCGCCCGGAGAAGCCGAACGGCACCAGCGTCATCGTCGCCCCCGGCGGAGCCTATGCCTTTCTCTCCGCTGTCCACGAAGGCACCCAGGTCTGCGAATGGCTGAACACCCTCGGCGTCACCGGCATCCTTCTTACCTATCGCACCCCCACCCGTGACGAACCCTCACTTCATGAAAAGCCGGTACAGGATGCACAAAGAGCACTGGAGATCATCCGCCAGCACGCTGCGGAATGGAAGCTGAACCCTGACCGCATCGGCCTCCTTGGCTTCAGTGCAGGCGGCAATCTCCTGGCCCATCTGGCCTGCCACCGGGATCTGGAAAACTATCCTCAAAATCACGATCTCAACGCCCAGAAACCGCGCCCCAACTTTGGCATCATGATCTATGGCGGTGGACTTCTGGACCCCGCCGATCCCATGAAACTGAAAGCTGGCTTCACCGTTCCTCCCGATGCCCCGCCCCTGTTCATGGCCTGTGCGAGCGATGATGGAAACAACCCCATTGCCGCCACACTGCTCTACCTCGAATACAAGAAGCACAACCTCCCCGTCGAACTTCATCTATTCTCAAAAGGCGGCCACGGCTTCGGAATGCGTGACAACGGTCACCCCATCAATGCCTGGCCCGCCCGCTGCGCCGAATGGATGGACAGCAATGGCTGGCTTCCCACCATTGCAAAACTGGATGCGGCTATTCAGAGCGCGGAAAATGAGTTGCAAACAATCCACCACAACCTCCAAAAGTTTGGATGCGCGGACGAACTGCCCATTATTCTCCGCGAGATAGCCCAGGTCAAAAGTGAACTCGCCGAATCATCAATCGCCTCTGATAGTAAGAGGCGGAAACATCTCGAAGACAAGCTGAAGGAGATGCACATGGCCGTCGAAAAACTGAAGCGAGAACTTCAGCCTTCACTCAACGCTGAGAAGTTGATTGAGACTACCAACCGCCTCAAAACCGACATCGTCCGGCTACAAGCCGAGCGCGAATGGCTCCAGCAAATCCAGCAATCTGCCTCTTCCCAATAA
- a CDS encoding RidA family protein, protein MTHPLISYPQNPDTPTSHLPFSPSVVVGDLIFVSGQASVDETGKIVGDSFEGEFRRSVENLRKVLEAAGSDLAHVVQTRNYVRDAEDVTTFNQLYREYFSAPFPARTTITNCLPPSLRYEIEAVAVKAKNA, encoded by the coding sequence ATGACCCATCCTCTCATTTCCTATCCGCAAAATCCGGACACGCCGACCTCGCATCTGCCGTTCAGCCCGAGTGTGGTGGTGGGGGATTTGATTTTTGTTTCGGGGCAGGCGTCAGTGGATGAGACGGGGAAGATCGTGGGGGACAGCTTTGAGGGGGAATTCCGCCGGTCGGTGGAAAATCTGCGCAAGGTGCTGGAGGCGGCGGGCAGTGATCTGGCCCATGTGGTGCAGACGCGCAACTATGTGCGCGATGCGGAGGATGTGACGACGTTTAACCAACTGTATCGTGAATATTTTAGCGCGCCTTTTCCGGCCCGCACGACCATCACCAACTGCCTGCCGCCTTCACTGCGGTATGAGATCGAGGCGGTAGCGGTGAAGGCAAAAAACGCGTGA
- a CDS encoding nucleotidyltransferase domain-containing protein: MSHQPHNIHAGTQIVTRVSVHGSNNALIHPCGAVGIVTRTPCGEEQRYLIRFPDGFEAALLPDEMEVLKHFKDRLDGESPSLQDFSLEDHVIYRCIVGSRAYGLETEASDTDLRGIYLAPAELHWSLYGAPEQFEDNEQQACYWELQKFITMALKANPNILECLYSPLVEKATPIAQELLAMRDKFLSQMIFQTFNGYALSQFKKIGQDLRNQGQVRWKHAMHLLRLLMTGAATLREGRVPVHVGTHREELLAVKRGELTWDQVDAWRQRLHRDFEQALAETKLPERPDYEAANRVLITARTAAAPKT; this comes from the coding sequence ATGTCCCACCAGCCCCACAACATCCATGCCGGCACCCAGATTGTCACCCGGGTGAGTGTGCATGGCAGCAACAACGCCCTCATTCATCCCTGCGGAGCCGTGGGCATCGTCACGCGCACGCCTTGCGGGGAGGAGCAGCGTTACCTCATCCGTTTCCCGGACGGTTTTGAGGCCGCCCTGCTGCCTGATGAGATGGAGGTGCTCAAGCATTTCAAAGACCGGCTGGACGGAGAGTCTCCTTCGCTTCAGGACTTCTCATTGGAAGACCATGTCATCTACCGGTGCATCGTGGGTTCACGAGCTTACGGTCTGGAGACAGAGGCTTCGGACACCGATCTGCGTGGCATTTACCTCGCCCCTGCGGAGCTTCACTGGTCGCTCTACGGTGCCCCCGAACAGTTTGAAGACAATGAACAGCAGGCCTGTTATTGGGAGCTGCAAAAGTTCATCACCATGGCCCTCAAAGCCAACCCAAACATCCTGGAATGCCTCTATTCACCCCTGGTTGAAAAGGCCACGCCCATCGCCCAGGAACTCCTGGCCATGCGTGACAAGTTTCTCTCCCAGATGATCTTCCAGACCTTCAATGGGTACGCCCTCAGCCAGTTCAAAAAGATCGGGCAGGACCTCCGCAACCAGGGCCAGGTGCGCTGGAAGCATGCCATGCACCTCCTCCGCCTCCTCATGACCGGCGCCGCCACCCTGCGCGAAGGCCGCGTCCCCGTGCACGTCGGCACCCACCGCGAAGAACTCCTCGCCGTAAAGCGTGGCGAACTCACCTGGGACCAGGTGGATGCCTGGCGCCAGCGCCTGCACCGCGATTTCGAACAAGCGCTTGCCGAAACCAAACTCCCCGAAAGACCCGACTACGAAGCCGCCAACCGCGTTCTCATCACCGCCAGAACAGCCGCCGCACCTAAAACATAA
- a CDS encoding nucleotidyltransferase domain-containing protein produces the protein MTDDPRLQRITSAQPYPLLFATISGAHLYGFPSPDSDVDLRGAHVLPLKEVLGLDARHETIEDSRIIEGLEMDIVSHDVKKFFSLLLKKNGYVLEQLYSPLIVHTTPEHAELKEIAKGCITRHHSHHYLGFVHTQWELFLKESPHRVKPLLYVYRVLLTGIWMMRTGEVEANLVVLNETFRLPYLNDLIALKLTGPEQGTLDDASLAFHQSEFERLRAELQSAHEASTLRETPEESARAAINDLLIRIRLAHGI, from the coding sequence ATGACCGATGACCCCCGCCTCCAGCGCATCACTTCCGCGCAGCCGTATCCGCTGCTGTTTGCGACCATCAGCGGCGCGCATCTGTATGGCTTCCCTTCCCCGGATTCGGATGTGGATCTGCGGGGCGCACATGTGCTGCCCTTGAAGGAAGTTCTGGGCCTGGATGCCAGACACGAAACAATAGAAGACTCCCGCATTATCGAGGGACTGGAGATGGACATCGTCAGTCACGATGTGAAGAAGTTTTTCAGCCTGCTGCTGAAGAAAAACGGTTACGTGCTGGAGCAGCTTTATTCCCCGCTCATCGTCCATACCACACCGGAACATGCTGAGCTGAAGGAGATCGCCAAAGGCTGCATCACAAGACATCATTCGCATCATTACCTGGGTTTTGTGCACACGCAGTGGGAGCTGTTTTTGAAGGAGTCCCCGCATCGTGTGAAGCCGCTGCTCTATGTCTATCGCGTGCTGCTGACCGGCATCTGGATGATGCGCACGGGCGAGGTGGAAGCGAACCTGGTCGTGCTGAATGAAACCTTCCGCCTGCCTTATCTCAATGACCTCATTGCCCTCAAGCTGACCGGACCCGAGCAGGGCACGCTGGACGATGCCAGCCTGGCCTTCCATCAAAGCGAATTCGAACGTCTCCGTGCCGAGCTCCAGTCGGCCCACGAAGCCAGCACCCTGCGCGAAACACCCGAAGAATCCGCCCGCGCCGCCATCAACGACCTCCTCATCCGCATCCGCCTCGCTCACGGGATCTGA